In the Sphingobacterium sp. PCS056 genome, TTAAACTATCCTTTTTATCATTTGCATCATTAATTGATATTTTTTTTAATATAGCAAGATTTAATTCATTGAACACTTTTCTTGTAATCATAGTAGGCGCTCCAGTATCTAAAATAAAGCGATAATTCTTACCATTGATAGATGCCTTAATAATTATTTTATCTCTAACAGAGATATAATGGATTTCAGAAAAATAAGATTTCTGTGTAGTAAAACCCTCACTTAATGTAAATTGATCTTGTGAATGACTATATGAAAAAATTAAGCTAAATAAAAAAAAAGTATATTTTAATCATAATGGCTAGGTTTAATTGAATAATAAAGATATCAAATATATCATTAAGAAATATTAATAAACAATAAAATCAAAGCAAACAAATACTTAAAAAAACTCTTAATCAGAATCATAATAATACTCATTACGCCATCTTGATTAGGAGTACGCAACTTAGGGTAATAAGCAACACCAACTTTGTCCATCAAACATCACAAACAATTTTTCAAACATTAAAAGTAAAAAACAGTTTATATTAAAAACTACCGATAGATTTTAAACAATAGGTGTTATGTGGAAAAAGTACAATATTAATGTGATCTTGTTTGTCTGTATACTAGCCGGTTGCAAAAATGTAAAAAATGATGCAGACACCCTCTATTATGGAGGTCCCATATTAACGATGGAAGACACTATTCCTCAAGTGGAAGCATTAGCAGTAAAAGATGGAAAAATACTTTTTGCGGGAACGAAAAAAGAAGCTATGAAATACGTTGGCTCCAATACGAATGAGGTCAATTTGGAAAATAAAACGCTCATGCCTGGTTTTATTGATGTACATAGTCATATCACTTCGCGTGCCGGTATGTCACAAGCGGTAGATCTTTCTCCCAGCCCATATGGCAAGGTAAATAGTATTGCAGACTTACAAACGACATTGCGAGACTATATCAGTAAGCATCAATTAGATGCAACGACTCCTGTGCTGGGTAATGGTTATGATGATGCCATCATGACCGAGCATCGCCATCCTACGCGTGAAGAACTCGACGCTGTCAGCAGTTCAAATCCAATTATCGTTATCCATGCTTCCGGTCACGCGAGTGTGATCAACACGGCGATGTTCAAACTATTACAGATCCCGGAAGATGTAAAAGATCCTCAAGGAGGCCATTATGGACGCAATCCAAAAACGAATCGATTAAATGGAAAACTGGAAGAAAATGCAAGTTTTACCGCATTGATGAAACTAACGGCATTACTTCCCAAACCTCCTGAAACAGATAGCCTCCCGCAATCAATGAAAGATTTTTTGGCTGCTCAAGATGAATGGTTTAGCTATGGGCAGACTACGGTTTGCGATGGAAGAACCATGGGGGTAGGACTTACTTTGCTCCGTGAAGCGGCTGCGAAAAAACTACTCAAAGCTGATGTTGTCTATTTCCCCGATTTTGAAGCAAATAAAAAGGAATGGCAATCGTTTTTACCGCATTATATGAAGTATGAAAACGGACTCAAATTTGGTGGATTCAAATTCTCGGATGACGGTTCGCCACAAGGAAAGACGGCTTGGTTGACACAACCATATCTCGTTCCTCCAGAGGGACAAAGCAAAGATTATAAAGGCTTTCCAATATTTACAGATGAAGTGCTCTACGCAGATCTAAAAACAATCTTTTCAAAAAATATCACGGCCCAACTCCATGTCAATGGAGATGCTGCGATTGATCAAGCATTGCGTGTCATCGGAAAATTGAAACAGGAAGGAATCTATAAACCTGAACTTCGAGCAACCCTCATTCATGTGCAAAATAGTAGACCAGACCATATTGCTAAAATTAAAGAAATTGGCGTAATACCATCTTATTTTTCGGCACATACCTACCTATGGGGTGATTGGCACTACAATAGTGTTTTTGGTCCAGAGCGAGCAGCATTTATCAGTCCTGCAAAAGCGGCTAAAGATGCTGGAATAACATTTACCATCCATCACGATGCTCCTGTGACGCCGCCAGATTTGATCACCGGTGTATATGCTGCAGTGAATAGAATAACTCGTTCGGGTATGGTACTCGGTGCTGATCAACGCATACCCGTGATCGATGCGCTAAAGGCGATCACCATCAATGCGGCATATCAATACCAAGAGGAAGATACCAAAGGTTCTTTAAAAGTTGGCAAGATCGCTGACTTGGTGATACTCAATAAAGACCCATTAACCATAGATCCAAAAGAGTTGAGGTCGATACAGGTACAAGAAACAATAAAGAATGGTAAAACAGTATTTAAAAGATAGGTATAATTATGAAAAAAATAATTAATGTCATACTCTTACTGTTGATCAGCCTCAGCAGCTTTGCTCAGGGTCATTACAATGGTTCATCCTTTAATCCAAACGATTATTTTGCTCCTCATGCGGGTTTTATTATTCCGGTATGGTATGGTTATGCCAATATGAACTACTATAATAAACAGGGGAATAAATCAGATCAATTGATCAATCCGACACCTCATAATCCAACGACCCTTAATATCGAGCAAAATGTCAAAACCCACTCCTTCATATTAATGGCTATTTATGGTGGCAAAGGTAAAATCTTGAATGCGGACTGGGGTATGATGATTATTCCTACCCTTAACAGTCCTACAGCAAGTATTGCATTAGATTATTATTCGCAACAAACAGGGGCTGGCCGCTATAATTTCACCAACAAAAGTCTCGGTTTTGGTGATATGTACATCCAACCGATTTGGCTATCCTGGAAAGACGGAAATTTTAAATATGCTTTAAATTATGGTGTTTGGGCTCCAACGGGAAAATATGAACACAATAGCCTAGATAATGGAGGGCATGGTTACTGGTCGCATAATATTCGTGGAGCTTTACAATACAAACCGCAACCCAAAATCAATCTGAGTATTGCACCAACATTAGAGATTAATCAGTGGCAAAAAGATACTGACTTCAAAGAGGGGAGCCATTTAACGTTTGATATGGGAGGTTCTTATGTACTCAACAGCCGTGGTGACGAAGTTGGCGTCTTTGGGCACTACACTAAGCAAGTATCGGACGACAAAGGTACAGAGGGGAGTTTTTTATCTGATCAAACAGCAGGTATAGGCGGTTTTGTTTCTTATTGGATTGTACCTAAAAAGATTGGTGCAATGGCACGTATCACACAGAATTTTGCAACAGAAAGTCGCTTTGGCGGAATGGCTGTACAGGCTGGTGTTAATATTTTAATACCTTCAAAAAGTGCTGACCATTAATAATCGCCCTTAAAACTTTATTATCGCGCCGTTCCTTTCATATAGCTTGACCCTCTAACCTTTTATGTCCTATACCCATATGAACCATCATGTTAAATATTTATGTAGAACTATATTTAAATTTCCATCTTAAGACCATCAAAATAAATTTATGGAGAAATAATCGCCAAATAATCATTATATTGAGTTCTTTGTTTTTCTCATAGCGAACAATATATAAACCAATTCATGATGGCGAACTTCAATCTAAACCGCAGAAAATTCATTCAAAGCACGAGCGCAGTTTTAACATTATCTGCATTGCATGCTAACGGACTAGCTTTTGCTCGTCAAAATAAAAACATGCGCGTAGGACTAATTGGCACGGGTTGGTATGGCAAAAGTGATCTTTTTAGACTTATGCAAGTCCATAATATTGATGTAGTTGCTCTGTGTGATGTCGACAGCAGACATCTACAAGAAGCAGGAAGATTGATCAGTGAGCGCCAAATATCACGAAAGGTTCCAAAGCTTTATAATGATTATAAGAAAATGCTTGCAGAAAATCAGTTGGATCTTGTGCTGATCGGCACGCCAGATCACTGGCATGCCCGACAAGCGATTGATGCCATTCAGTCGGGTGCCCACCTCTATCTCCAAAAACCAGTCAGCATCGATGTCCTAGAAGGTGAAGCCATCCTCCGTACAGCAAGAAAATATAATAAAAAGGTGCAGGTAGGTACACAGCGACGAAGCACTGCCCATCTCATTGATGCAAAAAATCGTATTATCGATCAGGGATTACTCGGTAAAATATCACATGTCGAGATGTGCTGCTATTACCATATGAGAAAAAATGGCAATCCACCATTGGAAGCTATTCCAGATTTCCTTGACTATGAGATGTGGACTGGTCCTGCTCCTTTACGTCCATATGACGGTTTGCCGCACGGTGGATGGTGGCGAACATTCATGGAGTATGGAAATGGTATCACCGGTGATATGGGTATGCATATGTTTGATACTGTCCGCTGGCTATTGCAGCTCAAATGGCCTAAAAAGATCAGTGCAACAGGAGGAATTTACGTTCAGAAAGAAGGGAAATCCAATATCGCGGATACACAGACGGCAATTTTTGAATATGATGATCTAAACTGTATATGGCAACATCGAACATGGGGAACACCTGCAGATCCAGAATATCCATGGGCATTTATTATCTATGGAGATAAAGGGACACTAAAAGGAAGTGTCATGAAATATGAATTTATTCCAGTTGGTAAAGGAGAGCGCATTGGTATGGATGTCGTTTTTGAGAAAGAAAAATTTCCAGCAGATCTGAATGAGCCCGGAATCGAATTGCACACCGCTCCTGCGACTCGGCAGCATATGCTCAATCTACTATCGGCGATTAAAAATGACCATCTCCCAGTGGCAGATATTGAAGAAGGACATATCTCAACGGCAAGCTGCATACTAGCAAACCTATCCATGCAATTGAAGCGACCAATAGTCTATGACCCCATTAAAAAAATATGTGTGGACGATCCAGAAGCGACCAAATTATTAAGAAGACCTTATCGGGCACCTTGGCAACATCCGTTTTTGGGATAACTAATTAAATCCTTGATAAGGATAAAATATAAGTTCGGCAATTTATATTAATTTTTGCCGAACTTATATTTAAAATTTATGAAAGAGATTGAAACAACTGAGAATTTGTTCGGCACAATCCCGCTCACAAGACTATTCCATTAAATAATTCCAACTTCTATGAATATCCTGTATCTCCCAAGATTCCACTTTAGTTTTGTAATTATTAAAATGAGTGGTATCCCATTTGGTGATGTGATATCCCCTGCAGAGCTTACAATAATAAGCTCTCTTGCAAGCATATTTTCCCATCCGATGTCTGATACGCTTACCGTCCGTCTTGTTTCTAATCCGTGATTTGAATTTAAATTGGAGCATTGCCCCCTGTGCTTCGATCATTGATGGAAATCCAACTTTTCCAGTTGCACGGCATTTCCATCTTCTCCCCTTTGCTGTCTCCATGATCTGTTCATTTAAAATGTTTATATTTCAGTAAATTATTCCTTTTCAATAGGCACCTGAAGCATAACCCAGCCCTTGATACGTTTAGCAATTTTTGCTGATACCTCAAAATCGACCTTCCCTTCAAAAGGAACTTTCAGTACAATCCGAAGCCTTCCCCCTTTCAAGAGATTGCAAGCGTGTATCATATCGGCAGCTACTGCATGATAGCGGCCTATCTTCTGTACAAATCCATTTGTGTCACGTACCACTTCATTTAAGCTCCGTTGCTCACAGGCTATAGGCTCACCCATGTCCGTCTTTAGGTAAAGCTGTACGATCGGCGTATTATTATTGTTCTCAAATGCAAATAGACCTAGTTCGGAATACATAATTTTTTGAGTGAGAAATCTGTTGTTGAGTAAAAATTCCTCCTGCTCTGGATCGATTGATTTTACACGAATAAGATCTATTTCTTCCGTTAGATCCGTTTCCGTTTCAGCCCCCTCTGCCACAGTAATTTCTTCGGCCTCATTTTCAATCGATGACATGCTTTGTAACTGTTCATTAAGAATTGAAATCTTGAGATCCCGATGCAGGACCATCCGCTCTAATTCAAGAATAGAGCACCTCCTTTTATGATCGAGAGCAACAAAAAAACAGCTTGTATACAAGATATTAAAGAACAGGACACCACCAAAAATGACCAATAGCGGAAGCCAGAGCCACTCATCCTTCGGTATAGCCACAGGTCTAATCACCCCAAATAAAAATAGTGTAGGCAGTAAACAGCAAGTGAAAAGTTGGGTAGCAAAACGTTTTTGTGGATTCAGTAACCAGTTCTGCTTTCTATCAAGTACGATGATCAATGCCCGGATATAAAAGAAAGCTAGGAATACGATCAATACATAAAACAGATAGCTGACAACGATCGAGGTGTTTTCAAGCCAGGCAGCAGCAGCCCCAAGGTAACCCAGATACCAGCATACACCGCCAAAGGCAAAAGAAGCAATACATAACCAAATAAAATCTGGATAATGCACGTCTACTTCCGTACCCTTGGGATACATGATCAATTGGCTACTTTTCATAATTAATAGTTTTAATCGCACACTGCCCCGTAGCTGCTAAATTATTAAACAGCTATGATATCAGTGTATTATGAAATTTCTTGTTAGTAAGAATTTTTCGTTATCTAAATTTAGCCAATATTTCGATAAGCAGTATACTTAATTAGGAAAACGTAGCAAACCTATTCATCAGAAAGTGGCAATAAGTATCTTAAATCAAAAAAACAAATCCCTTCGCTGTTGCAATTCCGGTTCTTATTGGGAAAAGAAGTCTCTTAATGTAAAAAATATGCTCTTATTGAAATATATATAACATTTAGACATAATAGCTGTGTTTATGGGTAATTTTAATTCACAATAAACAAATGATATAAATCACTGCTTATGAGAATAATAAACAAAAATTTCAGCTTGTTCAGTCGCAATTATATACTTATCATACTAGCAGTCTTAGTCACATGGTATGGACTTTTTTTAGCATCAACATTCTATTTACAGGTTTACAGTATTGGCATCCTTGTTTTGCTGATTCCTTGTTTGGAGATTCGTAGTCATCAGGTCGTGATGCAGCTTTTCTTTATTTTTTTTATCTGCATGATGATCAGCAGTATTTCAGTTTTTGATCGTCTGCACTATAAGTTGCTACTGGTTTCACAGCCGTTTTGGATCGCTTTAAAATATGGAATAGCTTTAGCTTTAGGTCTATGCAGCCTTGCATATTTCTTATGTTATAAAAATAAAAACCTGATCAAGCTTTGCTGTATTCAATTTCCGATCATGATTATTACCTGCACCTGGTATATACGTATGATCCTGATCTTGAATAACTGTCAACATATACCAAATGCAAAATCGGTACATATTCCAGCAGTCGTGATCCAAAAATGCCCAGCCTGTTGTGATATCCATGAACTATGGTTTTCATTTCATCTTGAAGGTAAAGATCACCATGTTTCTATGGATGTCAATCCCAGGTTGCATGAGCGTAGCAAAGAAGGTGATACACTTATACTGCAGGTGCACCCAGGTACATACGGCTGGCCCTGGTACCATAAAGATATCAAAAGGAGGTATAAATGATCGTAAGTCTACAGTCCCTTACACTACAGGTAGAAACCCTCGAACGTCTAGACGCAAAGGAAATACCATCTCGGTTATATTCCATTTCAGTAGCTTGTTCCGATAATTTTTCTGAGTCCTTGCACGCCTACAGTCAGGTGGGTAGTATTGATACCGCCCGTCAGGCGGTACGCTTATACCACACGCAATTACTTCGTCTGCACCAGAAACTCAATAGCTTCTGTTTGGATAGAAATATAGAAGATCGCAGTGCTTTATCAGCCCTAGAAGAACTGCTCGAACGGATTGAATTTTTGTTTAAAAATGATATCGATCCCAGTACAGCCCTTCCGAGTCATTATCAGCACAAGATTAGGACATATGTCGAGAACCATATCCACAGCATATTTGACAAATTAGCGAGCAAGCACATCCCTCAGGTATACCTGGACGAAATCCTTTCCGCAATTAACAGTCTTTTTGAAGAGGGTAAGATCCCTTATATCCAATATCGTCATCAAGATTATATCATCCAGTTTGTGGATGCACTGCACCAACTAGCCAAAGACGACCGCAGCAATAAAAACTGGCAATTTCGCTTTTTGGTATTGATGATCAACTTCAATTTTAACCATATGGGCTTTTTCAATCGCTGGAAAGAAATGTATGTGGACGATCCATACTTTATGGATGGCCTGTTGCGCTTTCCCAAACATTTCTCCTGTATCCGGGGCTTTGCTTACAATAACAATAGCACCAGTTTACTCAAACTGATGTGCGAATATGTCCAAACTACAACCAAAGGATCACACCACGCAGCCATTGATCAAGTCGAACAATACCTCCATAGTAACTTAAATGGCAAAGAGCTTACGCTCTGGATGGATCTATGCGTCAAAGCCGGTGTCACGCAATCTTCAGAAAAAAAGAAGTGGCCTATGAATTCTCTAAATTGATCAAAACCAAGGATGGAAAATTACTTTCAACACATAGCCTAACTAAAAGTGATAAAACTGCAGAATATGAAGCTGCCGCAAACATTGATCAAATATTAATGGTCATGCGGAGCGCATTACATAAAAAATTTCCTGATTTACGCAGTTAAATATGAAAAAAGTAGGGGGATACCCCCATTACCCCTACGATTCTTGCGAAATAGTATTGAAAAAAGTAGCCTAATTGATCTTGATACCCGAAATCATCAAGTAGGCAAAATCCCCTAAATTCCTTTCCATTACCCCCCAACCCATTCAAAAGCCCTTTAAAGCGTATATCACCTGGTAAAAACAAGCTTTCACTACCCCTACGGTCAGCATTTTTCCATATTATTTTTGTTTTGAAGCGTACGAATAAGCAGAAGCTGACGCTTAAACAGGTCGCCCCGTCACAACGGGGAGTAAAGGATAGTGGCGCCCTGTTTTTAAAAATAAATAGTAAAACGCCTGCTATAAATAGTAACGGTTAGGAAATAAATAGTAAAACAGCATAAATAAATAATTGACGCTATGGACACTAATAAAAACATCAATATAATATATGGGCTACTACGGATAGTTATGCTCCTTTTTTGGATCTATGTCGGTATAGACAAAGTATGGCAGCTCCATGCTTTTAAGATCGCACTTACCCAGCAGCCCATTATCAGCGATCTTGCACCTGTACTTTTCTGGTTACTGCCGGTATTAGAAGTAAGTTTAGGCTTATTGTTAGCATTTCCATCACAGAAAGTACAATCTTGGGGCTGGAAAGCTTCAATACTACTTATTTCAGTCTTCACTGTCTATATCGCGTTAGGTGTATTAGATGTGTATGAGCAGAAACCATGCATGTGCAGCAGCTTTTTGAGCAACGTCACTTGGAACACCCATCTCGTGATCAACAGCGTTATCCTAGCCTTATCGATACTTGGATGGGTATTAAATAAATCATTTTATAGAAGTGCTGACAAGACACCTTCAAATATTAAAACTAGCATTACCCTGCTTTTGATCAGCTTTCTTGTCATTAGTTCCTATACCTACAATAGTACAGCCCATATCCGGGCAATAAATCATTGGCATACACCGGACAGCCTATATGATCAAGAGCATAATACCGTCATGAGCCCCTTAAAAGGCTTACTGGCTTCCACATATGATCGGTACTTAGAACCGTACCGACAATTTTTTACCAAAGGTTTGCAGGCCGGTACAATTACTAACCAGTTATTGGTCTGCAATACAGAAAGGAGGATAGCAGTATGCTAACCAAATTTTTAAACAATTATGGCTACATGATATTAGGAGGAGCCATGATTTTCGGTTTTTCAGCATTTAAAAGTGCTGAGGTTTATTCAGGGAAAAAATTAAGCCCTGTCACTATTTACTTCCATGGAAATTCCCAAAGTCCAACGGAAGTGCAGGACGAATCTCGTTGGACAACCACCACAAATGGTCAAGACTGTAACACAGAAAACGTTATGGCTTGTGCTCAAGTTGTTGATGAGTCAGATCTAAATGCTTCAAATCAGTTAGATCCCTCCAAAATACAACTTGGAGCGACAAACACAACGGGTAGCAACTATATTCCTTCCCGGACAGGAGGATCTAGTAGCAGTCCTTTTAATCCAATCAATAAGGATTAAAAAAAGGTGAGAAGGGCGTCCCTACTTTTGTAAGTGACAAAGGTAGGGGCTCCTTCTTTATTATCAAATATTTCTATTGTGGATTTTGCTCTATCCCAGCCAAACGTATAATATCGTCTGGCAATGGAAGTGCGTAGGCGTTCGAGTTTGGCAACAACGTTTGTATTTCTCCGTTAACATTCCTCTGTATAACAATTTCTGCACCTTCTGCATTAAGCCTTTTTAGATCCATCCACCGCAAGCCCCTAAAAATCAATTCTCTTCTACGCTCTTTTAATATAATTGTTAGCACTTCCCTTTCATCAATTGAACTGTAAGGTTTAAAAATTCCGGTTTTGTAGCGTTTTTTCATCAGATAGTTCAAAGCATCCAAAGCCTTTTCCCTATTGCCTAATCTCAAATTACACTCTGCACGTATCAAATACATCTCATTAATAGCTATACCGGTAAACATCTTTGCTGAACCGGAATAACTCCCTTTAAATGTTGCTGTACCGTCAGGTGCAACTTTAAAAAACGCCTTCTTTCGAAGATCGTTACTATCAAATGATCGGTATAGTAACGTATCGATCAAAGCACGAGAGCTCGTCAAGTTGCTACTGGACATCAGTTCTCCATACCATACAGTTTCCTTGTTAAATATCGTAAATGGAAAGGAGGCATCTACATTTACCTCAGACAGGTTATTGTAATCCATCAGTTCTGGATATTTCTTTAGTACTTTGTCAGCATAAAGCAAAGCTTGATCGTAGTTGTGCATTGACAAATACGTACGTGCAAGCATCCCCATTGCTGCATATCG is a window encoding:
- a CDS encoding amidohydrolase, whose protein sequence is MWKKYNINVILFVCILAGCKNVKNDADTLYYGGPILTMEDTIPQVEALAVKDGKILFAGTKKEAMKYVGSNTNEVNLENKTLMPGFIDVHSHITSRAGMSQAVDLSPSPYGKVNSIADLQTTLRDYISKHQLDATTPVLGNGYDDAIMTEHRHPTREELDAVSSSNPIIVIHASGHASVINTAMFKLLQIPEDVKDPQGGHYGRNPKTNRLNGKLEENASFTALMKLTALLPKPPETDSLPQSMKDFLAAQDEWFSYGQTTVCDGRTMGVGLTLLREAAAKKLLKADVVYFPDFEANKKEWQSFLPHYMKYENGLKFGGFKFSDDGSPQGKTAWLTQPYLVPPEGQSKDYKGFPIFTDEVLYADLKTIFSKNITAQLHVNGDAAIDQALRVIGKLKQEGIYKPELRATLIHVQNSRPDHIAKIKEIGVIPSYFSAHTYLWGDWHYNSVFGPERAAFISPAKAAKDAGITFTIHHDAPVTPPDLITGVYAAVNRITRSGMVLGADQRIPVIDALKAITINAAYQYQEEDTKGSLKVGKIADLVILNKDPLTIDPKELRSIQVQETIKNGKTVFKR
- a CDS encoding transporter, coding for MKKIINVILLLLISLSSFAQGHYNGSSFNPNDYFAPHAGFIIPVWYGYANMNYYNKQGNKSDQLINPTPHNPTTLNIEQNVKTHSFILMAIYGGKGKILNADWGMMIIPTLNSPTASIALDYYSQQTGAGRYNFTNKSLGFGDMYIQPIWLSWKDGNFKYALNYGVWAPTGKYEHNSLDNGGHGYWSHNIRGALQYKPQPKINLSIAPTLEINQWQKDTDFKEGSHLTFDMGGSYVLNSRGDEVGVFGHYTKQVSDDKGTEGSFLSDQTAGIGGFVSYWIVPKKIGAMARITQNFATESRFGGMAVQAGVNILIPSKSADH
- a CDS encoding Gfo/Idh/MocA family protein, producing the protein MMANFNLNRRKFIQSTSAVLTLSALHANGLAFARQNKNMRVGLIGTGWYGKSDLFRLMQVHNIDVVALCDVDSRHLQEAGRLISERQISRKVPKLYNDYKKMLAENQLDLVLIGTPDHWHARQAIDAIQSGAHLYLQKPVSIDVLEGEAILRTARKYNKKVQVGTQRRSTAHLIDAKNRIIDQGLLGKISHVEMCCYYHMRKNGNPPLEAIPDFLDYEMWTGPAPLRPYDGLPHGGWWRTFMEYGNGITGDMGMHMFDTVRWLLQLKWPKKISATGGIYVQKEGKSNIADTQTAIFEYDDLNCIWQHRTWGTPADPEYPWAFIIYGDKGTLKGSVMKYEFIPVGKGERIGMDVVFEKEKFPADLNEPGIELHTAPATRQHMLNLLSAIKNDHLPVADIEEGHISTASCILANLSMQLKRPIVYDPIKKICVDDPEATKLLRRPYRAPWQHPFLG
- a CDS encoding MauE/DoxX family redox-associated membrane protein, which gives rise to MDTNKNINIIYGLLRIVMLLFWIYVGIDKVWQLHAFKIALTQQPIISDLAPVLFWLLPVLEVSLGLLLAFPSQKVQSWGWKASILLISVFTVYIALGVLDVYEQKPCMCSSFLSNVTWNTHLVINSVILALSILGWVLNKSFYRSADKTPSNIKTSITLLLISFLVISSYTYNSTAHIRAINHWHTPDSLYDQEHNTVMSPLKGLLASTYDRYLEPYRQFFTKGLQAGTITNQLLVCNTERRIAVC
- a CDS encoding RagB/SusD family nutrient uptake outer membrane protein — protein: MILIKNNIIKVMVGFLILLLVSCSKYLDIQSNHGLVVPTKLEDLQKLMDDTGIMNLSYSSFGEASSDDYYLKQSIFDNLIDYAQNTYIWKNYYRNYPNDWSSGYNAVYNCNLVLDRLKSISVNSVDESFYNEVKGSALFYRASQYLYLLWTYAPAFIEGKSKDDLGIVLRNSSDFNEISSRSTVVACYLKIIEDLNACIDLLPEKSAHTLRPNRYAAMGMLARTYLSMHNYDQALLYADKVLKKYPELMDYNNLSEVNVDASFPFTIFNKETVWYGELMSSSNLTSSRALIDTLLYRSFDSNDLRKKAFFKVAPDGTATFKGSYSGSAKMFTGIAINEMYLIRAECNLRLGNREKALDALNYLMKKRYKTGIFKPYSSIDEREVLTIILKERRRELIFRGLRWMDLKRLNAEGAEIVIQRNVNGEIQTLLPNSNAYALPLPDDIIRLAGIEQNPQ